Below is a genomic region from Microbacterium esteraromaticum.
GCGCCCATGGCGTCCTCGACCGCGATGACGTCGTAGCCCATGTTGTAGGCGCTCCGGGCCGTTCCCTCGACACCGAAATGCGTCGAGATGCCGGCGATGACGATCGTGTCGATGCCGTGTCGCCGCAGCTCCAGGTCCAGCTCGGATCCGTAGAAGGCGTCGAAGCTCCGCTTGACGACGACCGGCTCCGTCGGGAGCGGCTGCAGCTGCGGAACGATCTGATCCCATCCCTCGGGGCGCGTCGGCCGAGCGGGTCGCGCGACGTCCATCTTCGGGTGAAGAGCGTCGGATTCGTCGGGCAGGAAGCTGGTGCGGACGTAGACGACCAGTCCGCCGCCGGCGCGCGCTGCGTCGACGATGGTCGAGACGCGCGAGATCACCTCTTCGGCGGAGTTCGGCACGGAGTCGTGACTGGCGACGCCGTTCTGCATGTCGATCGAGATGAACGCGGTGCGGCGGGGGTCGAAGAGCGGCTCGGTCATGTGTGTTCCTTAGGTCGTGAGTTGAGCGGTGCAGTCATGGCAGGAGGGGTGTGCGCGGGTGCCCGGCCGGCACCTGCGCACACCCCTCCTCGGGGGTTAGTTCAGAGTGATGTCGTCGAAGTAGGTGCGGTCATCGAGACGGGGCTCGAACTCCACCCGGGTCGACACTCCGTATGCGGCAGGCAGCTGGTACAGGAACACGTGCGCGCGGTCGTCTGCGATGATCTGCAGAGCCTCCTGATAGTTCTTCTCGCGCAGGTCCTGATCCATGCTCATGTTGGCCTCGTGCAGCAGGTCGTTCACCTTCGGGTTGTCGTAGTCGGCACGGCCGACGTTCGCCGGGTCCCCGGCCAGATAGTGACCGACGGAGTACTTGGCGTCGAGCAGGGCATCGGCGAGACCGATGATCATGCCCTCCCCGAACGTGTTGTTGCCGAACGCGTCGCTCATCGCGGCGCCTTCGAGCACCTCGAGCTTGACGGTGAACCCGGCCTCCTCGAGCATCTGAGCGATCATCTGCGTCGCATCCGAGTCGAGCGGATACCTGTTGTTCGGCGCGGTGATGTTCAGCACGATGGGCTCGCCGGTCTCGGCC
It encodes:
- a CDS encoding isochorismatase family protein; the encoded protein is MTEPLFDPRRTAFISIDMQNGVASHDSVPNSAEEVISRVSTIVDAARAGGGLVVYVRTSFLPDESDALHPKMDVARPARPTRPEGWDQIVPQLQPLPTEPVVVKRSFDAFYGSELDLELRRHGIDTIVIAGISTHFGVEGTARSAYNMGYDVIAVEDAMGAASLAGHEGSLKNVLPYIGRVRSVAEVVAAFTAEQRA